The following coding sequences are from one Carassius auratus strain Wakin chromosome 47, ASM336829v1, whole genome shotgun sequence window:
- the LOC113064732 gene encoding uncharacterized protein LOC113064732, translating to MVASYSRYTTSMVCLFSILFGVYQGSQALWTPRVQGITRNATLKSGQHFTLPFISKWGLWDWVPSNDKDLAKYREGIYGGCNYHHECYKSRVIWPVQNGEYSNSGQRQEICSKEQCEIVGLDLITSSNVEMNFILNRTHMLTIWDSLDRGCVYPIVLPCEGFLRDTASRTTRFKGNYLRVWHSEDENNYCETELENGEIGRCFYLSAEKTNKAKTCPNTTNVPVHGILLAKETKTLINEAHMVRQRINYNLMSLRTVFDQSYCGNFTKIRSWLEKEVKYYTSKDPLSSQNRKPRSIWGDITGVFGSVNSISNTAQMSQLSKYTQWVGKMTGKGLTEALQGSIHIIAAGQHLNNAAKELADALAKSSNFETHRAACLFLAQNLKDQMVEDVQVIRMGQVPERIAESLLLVFGNQLNLTSAKHIPLVKIAIDEKSLTGSGVLPLIMVWPQYGKRNIMTVRKFQSMGIRQGNSVIRLGKNGYWAEGKPPMISTIDCCVEEHEWVICSCSTMFSLSLNGSAVWEVVPLDQATGAWQVSEAQWCILHDGISKNMIYGGKLCPIPPDPFCIEILYPLHLGGIHVPHVQLLQVEPQWWNNDLVEERNYELFEMVKIVKKSVKAAQEEGIQAMGHIVVAKGVAKLLSERKLTQTPGNLSWSDWIVLTMVGVLVFMLIIHIIICVTRRRGIKPTKLVISNHMDKAENGKYRVR from the coding sequence ATGGTTGCAAGTTATTCTCGATACACAACATCAATGGTATGcttgttttcaattttatttggtGTTTACCAAGGAAGTCAAGCTTTATGGACTCCTCGGGTTCAAGGAATAACTCGGAATGCAACTCTGAAATCTGGTCAACATTTTACTCTACCCTTTATTTCCAAATGGGGATTATGGGATTGGGTGCCAAGTAATGATAAAGATCTTGCTAAATATCGTGAGGGCATCTATGGTGGATGTAACTATCACCATGAATGTTACAAAAGTAGAGTAATTTGGCCAGTTCAAAATGGGGAATATTCTAATAGTGGTCAAAGACAAGAAatttgttcaaaagaacaatgtGAAATTGTGGGGTTAGACCTCATAACTTCTTCTAATGTGGAAATGAATTTCATATTGAATCGTACTCACATGCTTACAATATGGGATTCGTTGGATCGAGGGTGTGTTTATCCCATAGTGTTGCCATGTGAGGGGTTCTTAAGAGATACTGCCTCCAGAACGACAAGATTCAAGGGAAATTATTTAAGAGTATGGCATTCAGAAGATGAGAACAATTATTGTGAAACTGAACTAGAAAATGGGGAAATTGGACGGTGTTTTTATCTCTCTGCagaaaagacaaacaaagctaAAACATGCCCTAATACAACTAATGTGCCAGTTCATGGTATCTTGTTAGCAAAAGAAACCAAAACCTTGATAAATGAAGCCCACATGGTGCGACAACGTATCAATTATAATTTGATGTCTTTGCGTACTGTTTTTGATCAGTCCTATTGTggaaattttacaaaaataaggaGTTGGTTGGAAAAAGAAGTTAAATATTATACCTCCAAAGATCCTCTTAGTAGTCAAAATCGTAAACCTCGAAGTATATGGGGAGATATTACGGGGGTATTTGGTTCTGTCAATTCAATTAGTAATACTGCTCAAATGAGTCAATTAAGTAAATATACTCAGTGGGTGGGAAAAATGACAGGGAAAGGACTTACTGAAGCTCTTCAGGGTTCTATACATATTATAGCAGCGGGTCAACATCTTAATAATGCTGCAAAGGAATTGGCAGACGCATTAGCAAAATCATCTAATTTTGAGACACACCGTGCAGCGTGTTTATTTTTAGCTCAAAATTTAAAGGATCAAATGGTGGAAGATGTTCAAGTTATTCGGATGGGTCAAGTTCCTGAACGAATAGCTGAATCTTTGTTATTGGTTTTTGGTAATCAACTTAATTTAACTTCTGCCAAACATATTCCATTAGTTAAAATTGCAATAGATGAGAAATCTTTAACAGGTTCTGGAGTACTACCTTTAATTATGGTATGGCCTCAATATGGAAAGCGCAACATAATGACAGTTAGAAAATTCCAGTCAATGGGAATTAGACAAGGAAATTCAGTAATTAGATTAGGGAAAAATGGATATTGGGCTGAGGGGAAACCACCGATGATTTCTACCATAGACTGTTGTGTTGAGGAACATGAGTGGGTAATTTGTTCATGTTCTACAATGTTTAGTCTATCTCTTAATGGATCTGCAGTTTGGGAGGTAGTTCCTTTAGATCAAGCCACAGGTGCATGGCAGGTGTCAGAAGCACAGTGGTGTATATTACATGATGGAATAAGTAAAAATATGATATATGGGGGGAAGTTGTGTCCAATTCCTCCTGATCCATTTTGCATTGAAATTCTCTATCCTCTTCATTTAGGTGGAATACATGTTCCACACGTGCAATTGCTGCAGGTAGAACCACAGTGGTGGAATAATGATTTAGTGGAGGAAAGGAATTATGAACTCTTTGAAATGGTTAAGATAGTCAAAAAGAGTGTTAAAGCAGCTCAAGAGGAAGGAATTCAAGCAATGGGACATATTGTCGTAGCAAAGGGAGTAGCTAAATTATTGTCTGAAAGGAAATTAACACAAACTCCAGGGAATTTATCATGGTCAGACTGGATAGTTCTTACTATGGTAGGAGTTCTTGTGTTTATGTTAATAATACACATCATCATATGTGTTACTAGAAGGAGAGGTATTAAACCTACCAAACTAGTTATTTCTAACCATATGGATAAAGCAGAGAATGGGAAATATAGAGTAAGATAA
- the LOC113064734 gene encoding ras association domain-containing protein 1 isoform X2: MTTEPCFSASRIPKMAKSELIELQDLTPDDRIELAPPLSRAGPTLERWSKGKVVRMVGERVRLEDPDWLTCKPGWGHDFQPCRQTQLSWCDLCGEFIWGLYRQSLRCTHCNYTCHYRCQPFIQLDCSLNCDAVSEQLNCCEDTIETDTNVDELVDWRKPELSVSEVQQKVKEYNAQVNSNLFMVLITSSSSGREHKALKRRTSFYLPRDTVKHLHVSSSTRAKEVIQALLKKFTVVDNPAKFSLFERSERQNQVYLRKLADDERPLFLRLCAGPNEKVLSLVLKENETGEVNWDAFSFPEIQNFLRILQREEEDHVRQIVRRYAVARDKMKEALKNVSTPG; this comes from the exons ATGACTACTGAGCCATGCTTTTCAGCCTCTCGCATTCCCAAGATGGCAAAAAGTGAACTTATTGAACTGCAGGACTTGACTCCTGATGACCGCATCGAGTTAGCGCCCCCTCTGTCCCGTGCAGGACCCACTCTTGAAAGGTGGAGCAAAGGGAAGGTGGTGCGGATGGTGGGGGAGCGTGTGCGTCTGGAGGACCCTGACTGGCTGACGTGTAAACCGGGATGGGGACACGACTTCCAGCCCTGCCGCCAGACGCAGCTCAGCTGGTGTGACCTCTGCGGGGAGTTCATCTGGGGCCTGTACCGCCAGAGCCTCCGCTGCACAC ACTGTAATTACACTTGTCACTACCGCTGTCAGCCCTTCATTCAACTGGACTGCAGCTTGAACTGCGACGCCGTCAGCGAACAGCTAAACTGCTGCGAGGACACGATCGAGACGGACACTAATGTG GATGAGCTAGTGGACTGGAGAAAACCAGAGCTGTCTGTCAGTGAAGTACAACAGAAAGTGAAAGAATACAACGCTCAGGTCAACAGCAACCTCTTCATGGtcttg ATCACGTCCTCCTCCTCGGGACGGGAACACAAAGCACTGAAGCGTCGCACCTCATTCTACCTGCCCAGAGACACGGTCAAACACCTGCACGTCAGCTCCAGCACACGGGCCAAAGAGGTCATCCAGGCACTGCTGAAGAAATTCACCGTGGTGGACAATCCGGCCAAGTTCTCCCTGTTTGAACGCAGCGAGCGACAGAACCAAG tgTACCTAAGGAAGTTAGCAGATGATGAGCGTCCGCTTTTCCTGCGTCTGTGTGCTGGACCCAACGAGAAAGTCCTCAGTTTAGTCCTTAAAGAGAATGAAACCGGGGAAGTCAAT TGGGATGCGTTCAGTTTTCCTGAAATTCAGAACTTCCTGCGCATCCTGCAGCGTGAGGAGGAGGATCACGTGCGGCAGATCGTGCGGCGCTACGCTGTGGCCAGAGACAAGATGAAAGAGGCTCTGAAGAACGTCAGCACGCCGGGCTGA
- the tusc2b gene encoding tumor suppressor 2, mitochondrial calcium regulator b has translation MMGGSGSKGKGYWPFSGSGGGDEPVKEGQEQSLSRVRSIRNATPFVFTRRSSMYFDEDGDLAHEFYEETVITKNGRKKAKLKRIYKNLIPQGVIRLDHPCIHVDFPVVICEV, from the exons ATGATGGGTGGCAGCGGGTCTAAAGGTAAAGGCTACTGGCCGTTTTCAGGTTCGGGTGGCGGAGATGAACCTGTTAAAGAAGGCCAGGAACAGAGCCTGTCCCGGGTGCGGAGCATCCGAAACGCGACGCCTTTCGTGTTTACCAGGAGGAG CTCTATGTACTTCGATGAGGACGGCGACCTTGCGCACGAGTTTTACGAAGAAACCGTAATAACAAAAAATGGCCGCAAGAAAGCCAAACTTAAACGAATCTACAAGAATCTCATACCTCAG GGAGTCATCAGATTGGATCACCCTTGTATCCACGTCGATTTTCCGGTAGTCATCTGTGAAGTTTGA
- the LOC113064734 gene encoding ras association domain-containing protein 1 isoform X1 produces MTTEPCFSASRIPKMAKSELIELQDLTPDDRIELAPPLSRAGPTLERWSKGKVVRMVGERVRLEDPDWLTCKPGWGHDFQPCRQTQLSWCDLCGEFIWGLYRQSLRCTHCNYTCHYRCQPFIQLDCSLNCDAVSEQLNCCEDTIETDTNVDELVDWRKPELSVSEVQQKVKEYNAQVNSNLFMVLNRDGSYTGFIKVQFKLARPVSLPPPQITSSSSGREHKALKRRTSFYLPRDTVKHLHVSSSTRAKEVIQALLKKFTVVDNPAKFSLFERSERQNQVYLRKLADDERPLFLRLCAGPNEKVLSLVLKENETGEVNWDAFSFPEIQNFLRILQREEEDHVRQIVRRYAVARDKMKEALKNVSTPG; encoded by the exons ATGACTACTGAGCCATGCTTTTCAGCCTCTCGCATTCCCAAGATGGCAAAAAGTGAACTTATTGAACTGCAGGACTTGACTCCTGATGACCGCATCGAGTTAGCGCCCCCTCTGTCCCGTGCAGGACCCACTCTTGAAAGGTGGAGCAAAGGGAAGGTGGTGCGGATGGTGGGGGAGCGTGTGCGTCTGGAGGACCCTGACTGGCTGACGTGTAAACCGGGATGGGGACACGACTTCCAGCCCTGCCGCCAGACGCAGCTCAGCTGGTGTGACCTCTGCGGGGAGTTCATCTGGGGCCTGTACCGCCAGAGCCTCCGCTGCACAC ACTGTAATTACACTTGTCACTACCGCTGTCAGCCCTTCATTCAACTGGACTGCAGCTTGAACTGCGACGCCGTCAGCGAACAGCTAAACTGCTGCGAGGACACGATCGAGACGGACACTAATGTG GATGAGCTAGTGGACTGGAGAAAACCAGAGCTGTCTGTCAGTGAAGTACAACAGAAAGTGAAAGAATACAACGCTCAGGTCAACAGCAACCTCTTCATGGtcttg AACCGTGATGGATCTTACACTGGCTTCATAAAGGTCCAGTTTAAGCTGGCCCGGCCCGTATCTCTCCCTCCTCCACAGATCACGTCCTCCTCCTCGGGACGGGAACACAAAGCACTGAAGCGTCGCACCTCATTCTACCTGCCCAGAGACACGGTCAAACACCTGCACGTCAGCTCCAGCACACGGGCCAAAGAGGTCATCCAGGCACTGCTGAAGAAATTCACCGTGGTGGACAATCCGGCCAAGTTCTCCCTGTTTGAACGCAGCGAGCGACAGAACCAAG tgTACCTAAGGAAGTTAGCAGATGATGAGCGTCCGCTTTTCCTGCGTCTGTGTGCTGGACCCAACGAGAAAGTCCTCAGTTTAGTCCTTAAAGAGAATGAAACCGGGGAAGTCAAT TGGGATGCGTTCAGTTTTCCTGAAATTCAGAACTTCCTGCGCATCCTGCAGCGTGAGGAGGAGGATCACGTGCGGCAGATCGTGCGGCGCTACGCTGTGGCCAGAGACAAGATGAAAGAGGCTCTGAAGAACGTCAGCACGCCGGGCTGA
- the cyb561d2 gene encoding transmembrane reductase CYB561D2, whose translation MSAHHESEPKLYRYSRTVCGVFTQVLCALFSVFITVLSRPGSSLFSWHPFLMTLAFSFFMTEAILLFNPYSSPIKKLKHKTKGRLHWILQGLCVCCAAAGLAAIFYNKSLNDKPHFTSWHGLIGVLTVSVVGLQSLGGLPLLYPKLAKGWSLAKLKRYHAASGLLTYLLGSLSLFLGLCSAWFSSSVSGYVWYLAVLCPVLCALVVMNQVTNAYMARKPMQY comes from the exons ATGAGCGCCCATCACGAGTCGGAGCCGAAGCTGTACCGCTACAGCAGGACGGTTTGCGGTGTCTTCACTCAGGTCCTGTGCGCGCTGTTCAGCGTCTTCATCACTGTTCTGAGCAGACCTGGGTCCA GTCTGTTCTCATGGCATCCGTTTCTGATGACCCTCGCT TTCTCCTTCTTCATGACCGAAGCCATTCTGCTGTTCAACCCTTATTCCTCTCCCATCAAGAAGCTGAAGCACAAGACTAAAGGCCGCTTGCACTGGATCCTGCAGGGTTTGTGTGTTTGCTGCGCGGCTGCAGGTCTGGCCGCCATCTTTTACAACAAAAGCCTGAACGACAAGCCTCACTTCACCTCATGGCACGGGTTGATAGGAGTGTTAACGGTCTCTGTCGTCGGGCTGCAGTCGCTCGGAGGGCTTCCGCTCCTCTATCCCAAACTGGCCAAAGGCTGGTCGCTGGCTAAACTGAAGCGCTACCACGCCGCCTCCGGTTTACTCACGTACCTGCTGGGCAGCTTGAGCTTGTTTCTCGGGCTGTGTTCGGCGTGGTTCAGCAGCAGCGTGAGCGGGTACGTCTGGTACCTGGCTGTCCTCTGTCCCGTTCTGTGCGCTCTGGTCGTTATGAATCAGGTAACGAATGCTTACATGGCCCGCAAACCAATGCAGTACTGA
- the LOC113064734 gene encoding ras association domain-containing protein 1 isoform X3 — protein MTDCELFEMTWGSSGSSGYCSQSDSEHELEQFYTARTSFRKTKKRKEKDELVDWRKPELSVSEVQQKVKEYNAQVNSNLFMVLNRDGSYTGFIKVQFKLARPVSLPPPQITSSSSGREHKALKRRTSFYLPRDTVKHLHVSSSTRAKEVIQALLKKFTVVDNPAKFSLFERSERQNQVYLRKLADDERPLFLRLCAGPNEKVLSLVLKENETGEVNWDAFSFPEIQNFLRILQREEEDHVRQIVRRYAVARDKMKEALKNVSTPG, from the exons ATGACGGACTGCGAGTTGTTCGAGATGACGTGGGGCAGCAGCGGGAGCAGCGGATACTGCAGCCAGAGCGACTCCGAGCACGAGCTCGAGCAGTTCTACACCGCGCGCACGTCATTTAGAAAGACCAAAAAACGCAAGGAAAAA GATGAGCTAGTGGACTGGAGAAAACCAGAGCTGTCTGTCAGTGAAGTACAACAGAAAGTGAAAGAATACAACGCTCAGGTCAACAGCAACCTCTTCATGGtcttg AACCGTGATGGATCTTACACTGGCTTCATAAAGGTCCAGTTTAAGCTGGCCCGGCCCGTATCTCTCCCTCCTCCACAGATCACGTCCTCCTCCTCGGGACGGGAACACAAAGCACTGAAGCGTCGCACCTCATTCTACCTGCCCAGAGACACGGTCAAACACCTGCACGTCAGCTCCAGCACACGGGCCAAAGAGGTCATCCAGGCACTGCTGAAGAAATTCACCGTGGTGGACAATCCGGCCAAGTTCTCCCTGTTTGAACGCAGCGAGCGACAGAACCAAG tgTACCTAAGGAAGTTAGCAGATGATGAGCGTCCGCTTTTCCTGCGTCTGTGTGCTGGACCCAACGAGAAAGTCCTCAGTTTAGTCCTTAAAGAGAATGAAACCGGGGAAGTCAAT TGGGATGCGTTCAGTTTTCCTGAAATTCAGAACTTCCTGCGCATCCTGCAGCGTGAGGAGGAGGATCACGTGCGGCAGATCGTGCGGCGCTACGCTGTGGCCAGAGACAAGATGAAAGAGGCTCTGAAGAACGTCAGCACGCCGGGCTGA
- the LOC113064731 gene encoding protein NYNRIN-like has product MKEKLISAPALGLPDGRLPFHLWTRVGDETYSAVLCQKPGDQYKPVGYFSTKIPVTMIGQPRCIQALDGATWAVNAVENLIGAQTITLHTPHSIVTLLNNTNIKTITDSRRAKWEAALLNKDLRVEIIRDTSLNPATMMLEPHEGTPHECEKQVEEESHGPVNPIPLENPDKELWVDGSSYYIDGKRHTGWAVVEADGTVVKKGALSGQFSAQVAELIALTEALELSEGDRVNIYTDSRYAFGVVHDYLALWKRRGLITSNGSEIQHASIIRRLIAACHLPREASVIKVKSHQSDKSKESQGNTAADVAAREAALLSPIPVTLVQENRKDNPELHLLSYHTETKEEKEQWEKVGAKEDDQGIWRIPTGQVVMPIGTRKELMQLYHGKVHAGAKAMKAQISETWWWPRMMRDIDDYCRRCLICIKANVGKPVKVRMSHAPRPTGPWTHLQIDFTGPLSPSGGYQYILVIIDRFTRWVEAFPTKTCTAEAAARVMVEEVFPRWGLPYEIDSDNGTHFTGKLMKEAMKLMGIKQKFHIPYRPQSSGMVERMNRSLKTSLTKAILQTGQGWHKLLPAILWNLRATPNRVTGLTPFELMTGRAMVLPPDAPPPAGTGGDSTLFQEKLRRYLTMLDRATKENIQKVREAQQQWDEKHTTTDIPHIPELGSFVMVKRIARKGLEPRWEGPYEILLTTDTSVCLKGKGVGTDRWYHWSQVKPCLVNEQNDSDSLWPEIEQCSSITFKDWVTRSDV; this is encoded by the coding sequence ATGAAGGAGAAACTGATTTCAGCCCCAGCCCTGGGACTTCCTGATGGTCGTTTGCCATTTCATTTGTGGACCAGGGTGGGAGATGAGACCTACTCAGCAGTGTTGTGTCAAAAACCAGGTGATCAATATAAACCAGTTGGATACTTTTCCACAAAGATTCCTGTTACCATGATAGGTCAACCACGATGTATACAAGCCCTTGATGGTGCCACATGGGCAGTGAATGCTGTGGAGAATCTGATAGGTGCACAAACCATCACATTGCACACCCCACACAGTATAGTAACGCTGTTGAATAACACAAACATCAAAACAATTACTGATTCGAGAAGAGCAAAATGGGAAGCAGCTTTGCTGAACAAGGACTTGAGAGTGGAAATCATTAGAGACACTTCCCTTAACCCCGCAACAATGATGCTGGAACCACATGAGGGAACACCACACGAGTGTGAAAAACAAGTAGAGGAAGAAAGCCATGGTCCAGTTAATCCAATCCCTCTTGAAAATCCAGATAAAGAGTTATGGGTCGATGGATCCAGTTATTACATTGATGGGAAGCGACACACTGGATGGGCTGTAGTGGAGGCTGATGGAACTGTTGTGAAGAAAGGAGCACTTTCAGGGCAATTTTCAGCACAGGTAGCTGAGCTCATAGCGCTTACGGAAGCTCTTGAACTATCAGAAGGAGATCGAGTCAACATCTATACAGACAGTCGTTATGCTTTCGGCGTGGTACATGACTATCTCGCCTTATGGAAAAGACGTGGTCTCATCACTAGCAATGGGAGCGAAATACAACATGCGTCCATAATTCGTCGCTTGATTGCAGCATGTCACTTACCAAGAGAAGCATCCGTGATTAAGGTAAAATCACATCAATCTGACAAATCCAAAGAAAGTCAAGGAAACACGGCAGCAGATGTAGCCGCTAGAGAAGCAGCTTTACTTTCCCCTATTCCTGTCACCTTGGTTCAAGAAAACAGAAAGGATAATCCTGAGCTCCATCTTCTGTCATATCACACAGAgacaaaagaagagaaagaacaaTGGGAAAAAGTAGGAGCAAAAGAAGATGATCAAGGTATCTGGAGAATTCCGACAGGACAAGTGGTAATGCCTATCGGAACAAGAAAAGAATTAATGCAGTTGTATCATGGTAAAGTGCATGCTGGAGCAAAAGCAATGAAAGCTCAAATCAGCGAGACCTGGTGGTGGCCACGAATGATGAGAGACATTGATGATTATTGTAGGAGATGTTTGATCTGTATAAAAGCAAATGTGGGAAAACCTGTAAAGGTAAGAATGTCACATGCACCCAGACCCACAGGGCCATGGACACATCTTCAAATCGATTTCACAGGACCATTGTCACCCAGTGGAGGGTACCAATACATTCTAGTTATCATAGATCGATTTACTAGATGGGTGGAAGCATTTCCAACAAAAACTTGCACTGCTGAAGCTGCAGCACGAGTAATGGTGGAAGAAGTTTTTCCTCGCTGGGGCCTTCCATATGAAATTGATTCTGACAATGGAACCCACTTCACTGGAAAACTGATGAAGGAAGCAATGAAATTGATGGGAATTAAACAAAAGTTCCATATTCCCTATAGACCACAAAGTTCGGGAATGGTCGAACGGATGAACAGATCATTAAAGACATCTCTTACCAAAGCCATTCTGCAGACTGGCCAAGGTTGGCATAAATTATTACCTGCTATTTTGTGGAACTTAAGAGCAACACCAAACAGAGTAACAGGACTAACCCCTTTTGAACTAATGACTGGAAGAGCAATGGTTCTACCTCCTGATGCTCCGCCACCTGCAGGAACAGGAGGAGATTCCACTTTATTCCAAGAAAAGTTAAGACGATATCTCACTATGCTGGACAGAGCTACCAAAGAAAACATCCAGAAGGTGCGAGAAGCTCAGCAGCAATGGGATGAAAAACACACCACTACTGACATTCCACACATTCCCGAGTTAGGTAGTTTTGTTATGGTCAAACGAATTGCTAGGAAAGGTTTAGAGCCTAGGTGGGAAGGACCATATGAGATACTTTTGACAACAGATACAAGTGTGTGCCTTAAAGGGAAGGGTGTAGGAACAGATAGATGGTACCATTGGTCGCAAGTTAAGCCTTGTTTAGTGAATGAACAAAATGACAGCGATAGCTTATGGCCTGAAATTGAGCAATGTTCATCCATTACTTTTAAAGATTGGGTAACAAGAAGTGATGTTTAA